In Romeriopsis navalis LEGE 11480, the DNA window TCCGATCCGGAAACCGTTGTGGCATCCCCAGAAGTACCAGCCGCAGGTACGCCAGCGGATGACGCTGAGCCATCGACGACTGCACCGACCTTCACGGTGCCGGAGGTGCCACAGCCACCGGATGAGTCAGCCAAAACGGAAGCGATGCCGGATGTGACTGCGTCGAAATCACCGGAAGAATTGCTGAAATTTAACCAATTTGTGGAGGCTGATCGACTTTATCAAGCGGGTAAGACGGTTGAAGCCGCGAAAATTTACCGTCAGCTCAAACCTAATTTTGATGGCAGTGCGGCCGCTGAACCCTTACCCTCGGCGGTGCAAGATATTGCCCAAATGTCGCGGGCGGCGAATGTCTATTGGCGAGAATCAACCGCCGGTTTGAAATTGCAGCTTGAAGGCCGGACCTTTGTGCCGTTGAAATTATTGGTGAAGGAATATCCCCAATTTATTCCCGGTCATTTGCGTTTAGCCAAAGCTTATGAAGACTATGGCAAAGCGCCGGAAGCCTTAGCTGTATTGCAGGCGGCGTCCGCACGCTATCCCAACGAGGTGGAATTGCTCGATCGTCGGATTACGGCGCTGGCCCAGGCAGAACAATGGATGGAAGGCTCGATCGCGGCGCGGCAATTTGCCCTGCTCAATCCCGAACATCCTCAGGCCGAACGGTTTGAGCAGTTGGCGAATGAAAACCTGCGGCTTTACCGCAAGAATTTGAAGCGGCAGCTCACTGGCAACGTGATTGGTAATGTGATTACGGGTGCTTTGGGTTATGCGGTGACGGGGAGTTTGATTGGACCGCTGAATTCCCTGCAAACGAGCTTCTTGTTATTGCGAGGCGAGTCAGCGTTAGGTGAAAGCGTGGCCCGGCGGGCCAAAGATGCTTTAGAGCTAGTGACCGATGAAGCGACCAATCAGTATGTGAATGAAATTGGGAAAAAACTGGCAGCGGTGGCGGGCCGAGAAGACTTTAAATATGAATTTGTAGTGGTTAAAGACAAAGCGCTGAATGCGTTTGCGCTGCCCGGAGGCAAAGTTTTTATTAATGCTGGGGCGATCGCGAAAACCAGTAGTGAGGCGGAATTGGCTGGGTTAGTCGGCCATGAAATTTCCCATGCCGTTCTGGCCCACGGCTTACAGCTCTTTACTCAAGGAAGTCTCACCTCCAACATTACGCAATTTATTCCTTACGTCGGTGGCCTAGCTGAGAATATTATTACCTTTAGCTATAGCCGCGACATGGAACGCCAGGCCGATGTCGTCGGGACAAGATTGTTGGCCTCGGCGGGTTATGCATCCGATGGTCTGTGGAAGCTGATGCAGTCTTTACAGCGTGAAGAAGCGGCGCAAAAACGATCGCGTCCACCCGAATGGCTTTCCACACACCCCGGCGGTGACGAACGGCTGAAAAATGTTGAGCAACTCATTACGCAAGTCGGCTATGACCGTTATGCCTACGAAGGTGTGGAGCGTCATGCGGTAATCCAACAAAAAATGGAAAAGTTGCTTAAAGCGGATGCAGCGCAAAAGTGCAAAATCGTTGATAAACGCCAGGGGCAGGAAGACTGTAAAGATCGCCCAACGCCCAACGCCCAAGATCAAGATGCCCCCGCGAACGACACCCCCGTGAACGACACTCCGCCCACCCCGGGAACCACACCGGACCCCGCAGACCCATCTACTCCCAGGCCGTCTCCCAGCCAGGATGAAGTGCTGGTTCCCGCTGTCCCGGCCGATGTTGCCCCATCCACCTCAACGATCGATGACAAGTCATCGGATAATCGGACTAATTCGGCTAAGGCTGAGTTGATTGACCCGAAGCGCGATTGGCGATCGCCCACAACCACGATTACAACCCCACTGATTGACAACACTGCCAAAGAAACTCCGTAAATCCCGATAGCTTTTGC includes these proteins:
- a CDS encoding M48 family metallopeptidase, whose product is MKRQLKRQIRQFIRKILPFCLGLLLVGVQIGPSVAQAPIRVAVDQPRPNSDPETVVASPEVPAAGTPADDAEPSTTAPTFTVPEVPQPPDESAKTEAMPDVTASKSPEELLKFNQFVEADRLYQAGKTVEAAKIYRQLKPNFDGSAAAEPLPSAVQDIAQMSRAANVYWRESTAGLKLQLEGRTFVPLKLLVKEYPQFIPGHLRLAKAYEDYGKAPEALAVLQAASARYPNEVELLDRRITALAQAEQWMEGSIAARQFALLNPEHPQAERFEQLANENLRLYRKNLKRQLTGNVIGNVITGALGYAVTGSLIGPLNSLQTSFLLLRGESALGESVARRAKDALELVTDEATNQYVNEIGKKLAAVAGREDFKYEFVVVKDKALNAFALPGGKVFINAGAIAKTSSEAELAGLVGHEISHAVLAHGLQLFTQGSLTSNITQFIPYVGGLAENIITFSYSRDMERQADVVGTRLLASAGYASDGLWKLMQSLQREEAAQKRSRPPEWLSTHPGGDERLKNVEQLITQVGYDRYAYEGVERHAVIQQKMEKLLKADAAQKCKIVDKRQGQEDCKDRPTPNAQDQDAPANDTPVNDTPPTPGTTPDPADPSTPRPSPSQDEVLVPAVPADVAPSTSTIDDKSSDNRTNSAKAELIDPKRDWRSPTTTITTPLIDNTAKETP